A single window of Candidatus Terasakiella magnetica DNA harbors:
- the acnB gene encoding bifunctional aconitate hydratase 2/2-methylisocitrate dehydratase — MLEEYRKHVEERAALGIPPLPLSVEQTAALVELLKNPPAGEEDTLVELLTNRVPAGVDDAARVKAGFLAQVAKGEVACSLISNVKATELLGTMLGGFNIEPMIELIDDAEVGETAAEGLKKTLLVFDYFFDIKERAEKGSANAKAVMQSWADAEWFTSRDEVAESMTLTVFKVTGETNTDDLSPAPDAFTRPDIPMHALAMLKNARDGITPEENGVRGPVKFIQDLKEKGNLVAYVGDVVGTGSSRKSATNSVLWWTGEDIPFVPNKRFGGVCLGSKIAPIFYNTMEDSGALPIELDCTNFDMGDEIELRPYEGKALKNGEVVSEFTVKSDVIFDEVRAGGRINLIIGRGLTARAREALGLAASDLFRVPAEPEDTGKGYTLAQKMVGKACGLDEGKGIRPGTYCEPKMTTVGSQDTTGPMTRDELKDLACLGFSADLVMQSFCHTSAYPKLADVNTHQTLPDFIETRGGVALRPMDGVIHSWLNRLLLPDTVGTGGDSHTRFPLGISFPAGSGLVAFGAATGVMPLDMPESVLVKFSGELQEGITLRDMVNAIPYYAIKQGLLTVEKAGKINVFSGKILEIEGLPDLKVEQAFELSDSAAERSAAACTVHLNEEPIIEYMRSNITMMKWMIAEGYDDARTLKRRITAMEEFIANPSLMKRDDDAEYAAVIEINMNEITEPLVACPNDPDDVKTLADVAGTAIDEVFVGSCMTNIGHFRAAGTVLDGLSDLPTRLWVAPPTKMDAAILTEEGYYSILGKTGARMETPGCSLCMGNQAQIRKGSTAMSTSTRNFPNRLGIDTLVYLGSAELAAVCAMTGKIPTNEEYQAKVKPLESQADEVYRYMNFDQIPAFVEKAATVEV, encoded by the coding sequence GTGCTAGAAGAATATCGCAAACATGTCGAAGAGCGTGCTGCTCTCGGTATCCCACCCCTGCCATTGTCAGTTGAACAAACTGCGGCGCTTGTTGAACTGTTGAAAAACCCACCGGCTGGTGAAGAAGACACACTTGTTGAGCTTCTGACAAACCGTGTTCCGGCTGGTGTTGATGATGCAGCGCGCGTTAAAGCGGGCTTCCTTGCACAAGTTGCAAAAGGCGAAGTCGCTTGTTCATTGATTTCCAACGTGAAAGCAACTGAACTTCTTGGTACCATGCTTGGTGGTTTCAACATTGAGCCGATGATCGAGTTGATCGATGATGCTGAAGTTGGTGAAACTGCTGCTGAAGGCCTGAAGAAAACTCTGTTGGTGTTTGATTACTTCTTCGACATCAAAGAGCGCGCTGAAAAAGGTTCTGCAAACGCCAAAGCAGTTATGCAGTCTTGGGCGGACGCTGAGTGGTTTACATCACGCGACGAAGTTGCTGAGAGCATGACATTGACTGTCTTCAAAGTAACTGGCGAAACAAACACAGATGACCTGTCACCTGCACCGGACGCCTTTACACGTCCTGACATTCCAATGCACGCATTGGCCATGTTGAAAAACGCACGTGATGGCATCACACCTGAAGAAAACGGTGTGCGCGGTCCGGTTAAGTTCATCCAAGACCTGAAAGAAAAAGGTAACTTGGTTGCTTATGTTGGTGACGTTGTTGGTACGGGTTCTTCTCGTAAGTCTGCAACAAACTCTGTTCTTTGGTGGACAGGCGAAGACATTCCATTCGTACCAAACAAACGTTTTGGCGGTGTATGTCTTGGTTCTAAAATCGCACCGATCTTCTATAACACAATGGAAGATTCTGGCGCGCTACCGATTGAGCTGGATTGTACTAACTTTGATATGGGTGACGAAATCGAACTTCGCCCTTACGAAGGTAAAGCACTGAAGAACGGCGAAGTCGTTTCTGAATTTACTGTAAAATCAGACGTGATCTTTGATGAAGTTCGCGCTGGTGGCCGTATTAACCTGATCATCGGTCGTGGTTTGACAGCTCGTGCACGTGAAGCACTGGGTCTGGCGGCATCTGATCTGTTCCGCGTTCCTGCTGAGCCGGAAGATACAGGTAAAGGCTATACGCTTGCACAGAAAATGGTTGGTAAAGCCTGTGGTCTTGATGAAGGCAAAGGCATTCGTCCGGGCACATATTGTGAGCCTAAGATGACAACTGTTGGCTCGCAAGATACAACAGGTCCAATGACACGTGATGAGCTGAAAGATTTGGCTTGTCTTGGTTTCTCTGCTGACTTGGTGATGCAGTCTTTCTGTCACACATCTGCTTATCCTAAGCTTGCTGATGTGAACACACACCAGACTCTGCCTGATTTCATTGAAACACGTGGTGGTGTAGCGCTTCGTCCAATGGATGGTGTTATTCACTCTTGGTTGAACCGTCTTTTGTTGCCAGATACAGTTGGTACAGGTGGTGATTCACACACACGTTTCCCACTGGGTATCTCTTTCCCTGCTGGTTCTGGCCTCGTGGCCTTTGGTGCTGCAACAGGTGTTATGCCGTTGGATATGCCTGAATCAGTTTTGGTTAAATTCTCTGGTGAGCTGCAAGAAGGCATCACATTGCGTGATATGGTTAACGCCATTCCTTACTACGCAATCAAACAAGGCCTGCTGACAGTAGAAAAAGCCGGTAAGATTAACGTCTTCTCTGGTAAAATCCTTGAGATTGAAGGCCTGCCTGACCTGAAGGTTGAGCAAGCGTTCGAACTTTCTGATAGTGCGGCTGAGCGTTCTGCAGCGGCTTGTACCGTTCATCTGAACGAAGAGCCAATCATCGAATATATGCGTTCTAACATCACCATGATGAAATGGATGATCGCAGAAGGTTATGATGATGCACGTACGCTGAAGCGCCGTATCACAGCTATGGAAGAGTTCATTGCGAACCCAAGCCTGATGAAGCGTGACGACGATGCAGAATATGCTGCCGTTATCGAAATTAACATGAACGAAATCACTGAGCCGCTTGTAGCCTGTCCAAACGATCCAGACGATGTGAAAACATTGGCTGACGTTGCTGGCACAGCAATCGACGAAGTCTTTGTTGGTTCTTGTATGACAAATATCGGTCACTTCCGTGCGGCTGGTACAGTTCTTGACGGTCTGTCTGATCTTCCAACACGTTTGTGGGTTGCCCCACCAACGAAGATGGATGCAGCAATCCTGACAGAAGAAGGCTATTACTCAATTCTCGGTAAAACGGGCGCGCGTATGGAAACACCTGGTTGTTCACTCTGTATGGGTAACCAAGCGCAAATCCGTAAAGGGTCAACTGCGATGTCAACTTCAACACGTAACTTCCCGAACCGTTTGGGTATTGATACCCTCGTTTACTTGGGTTCTGCTGAATTGGCTGCGGTTTGCGCCATGACAGGTAAGATCCCAACAAATGAAGAGTATCAAGCTAAAGTGAAGCCTTTGGAATCTCAGGCTGACGAAGTATATCGTTACATGAACTTTGATCAGATCCCTGCTTTTGTTGAAAAAGCAGCGACAGTTGAAGTTTAA
- a CDS encoding CZB domain-containing protein, which produces MSQVAEMSSRNKDKVDEVFSAVDKSNTLINNRVEDWAKVESDRALVEVARLDHIKFRKHVTDAALGRVSVKPEELSTHTNCRLGKWYYSIQSEVVKNMKVYRDLEAPHARVHDHGKAVLQAVANHDHDQAMRELDILNHAAHDVLDLLEELSDEMLAQGIV; this is translated from the coding sequence GTGTCCCAAGTTGCTGAAATGAGCTCGCGCAATAAAGATAAAGTCGATGAGGTTTTCAGCGCTGTTGATAAATCCAACACTCTCATCAACAACCGGGTGGAAGATTGGGCCAAGGTTGAATCAGACCGTGCCTTGGTGGAAGTTGCCCGTCTTGATCACATTAAATTTAGAAAACATGTGACTGATGCGGCCCTTGGCCGTGTTAGCGTCAAGCCAGAAGAGCTATCCACCCATACCAACTGTCGCCTTGGGAAATGGTATTATTCCATCCAAAGTGAAGTGGTGAAAAATATGAAGGTCTATCGCGATCTTGAAGCCCCTCATGCGCGTGTCCATGACCATGGTAAGGCCGTATTACAAGCCGTTGCCAACCATGACCATGACCAAGCCATGCGTGAATTAGATATCCTCAACCACGCCGCCCATGACGTGCTTGATCTGCTGGAAGAGCTCAGCGATGAAATGCTGGCTCAAGGTATCGTCTAG